The following coding sequences lie in one Maylandia zebra isolate NMK-2024a linkage group LG14, Mzebra_GT3a, whole genome shotgun sequence genomic window:
- the si:ch211-14c7.2 gene encoding uncharacterized protein si:ch211-14c7.2 isoform X2, giving the protein MRPTTSTMLQQNNNNNYPCLSMSGSSREMLQKCSRASLPFPSRLELGLADLPLIRGLRAWALCSRNRHKTANLLGGQAPTAPPAGRGSSASCPRPADVCLSGEWSRMGYGLPLGVDSRQAGIGALVTVATLKTSEGSGKTQTQCLFLRTEKGSCLYSAAKPNSGVTTSAASSVVGGWLRGKTGVGGGRRDTPAGPTPPAQTGANRVRVRSGRRWRKSDNAACREKTGVSRERQQRSREVPAGEITVEERQEEQDKGGLDCKQFPTPQQDSRRARCSHSVSPKSCVQCGRRAQRRKSQDGHEGGIPNRLNSEVTGMRKERQKNEEEDKGGLGKLESSSSVLTELNPDLESTRSYSDSHDSCDVGETRETESSEGQKTQASQSKDGYSEEQGDRYTEGNIVTHGHSGLTDNLRHKNSVTERKPSECPPEEEEGANVNGFSDLDEAGEESEKRAECADVKDEKENISEALDEFSSWCAVFTPASSSTAVSLTFNKSAAPIEGSVCSADRETCWVQAEQENHVEGYQQEEENSEVEEQANEKTTVNEVLHNKPQSVFKNEEEVLPSPLTDGDHSISESGERIVADKSSKCGTKDELESEEGNLEESLNPEHGDGAGEIRKSDECKGEVTLKDSYEGTEINCASEEDWRLQEVEDEHRKWEEEDGYTCAQTSNAPVEPSGETNITNTACTNLPTSPALSQANPAPSLPTLGSMATGLPCQEREEEEEAVSATAGDREGGQEGKRRELEEQGEVESGSTVATDEGRKEEEEDEFGVFMQAEGEPAWSEEFTMSASVPCGSRESVALGKHVITSESTLWTPGKTDSSFHQSGDTWTAFPQDSSDEGGDVVEQWWPASAVEERRDRLSANQNLAAVFAEAFPSFTGSSSSDSCDLSTVPTLSQLLRGGASHDQGLLDSFHDLNKMIGQRYKRANGVSRNLLLKTLHLEQPHTATTVEDRMK; this is encoded by the exons TCAGCGTCCTGCCCCAGGCCTGCAGATGTTTGCCTGAGTGGCGAGTGGAGTCGCATGGGATATGGGCTTCCGCTCGGGGTGGACAGTAGGCAGGCTGGAATCGGAGCTTTGGTAACAGTTGCCACTCTGAAGACCTCAGAGGGCAGCGGGAAGACTCAGACTCAGTGTTTGTTCCTCCGGACTGAGAAAGGAAGCTGTTTGTATTCAGCAGCTAAGCCCAACTCTGGAGTGACAACCAGTGCAGCATCCAGTGTGGTCGGAGGATGGCTGAGAGGAAAGACTGGAGTAGGAGGAGGACGCAGAGACACTCCAGCTGGGCCAACTCCACCGGCACAGACTGGAGCAAACCGGGTTAGGGTGCGATCGGGGCGGAGATGGAGGAAGTCTGACAATGCAGCGTGCCGGGAGAAAACAGGCGTGAGCAGAGAGAGGCAGCAGAGGAGCAGGGAAGTTCCTGCTGGTGAAATCACTGTGGAAGAAAGGCAGGAAGAGCAAGACAAAGGAGGCCTGGACTGTAAACAGTTTCCCACCCCACAGCAGGACAGCCGGCGAGCCAGATGCAGCCACAGCGTTTCTCCTAAATCCTGCGTCCAGTGTGGAAGGAGAGCACAGAGGAGGAAAAGCCAGGATGGACACGAGGGAGGCATCCCAAACAGGCTGAACAGTGAGGTGACGGGAATGAGGAAGGAAAGGCAAAAGAATGAAGAGGAGGATAAGGGAGGCCTCGGCAAGTTAGAGTCTTCCAGCTCTGTTTTGACTGAACTAAACCCTGACCTAGAATCTACCCGTTCTTACAGTGACTCCCACGACAGCTGCGATGTGGGAGAAACAAGAGAAACTGAGAGCAGCGAGGGGCAGAAGACACAAGCTTCTCAGAGCAAGGATGGCTATTCAGAGGAACAAGGGGACAGATACACTGAAGGAAATATCGTCACCCATGGACATTCTGGGTTGACTGATAATTTAAGACATAAGAACAGCGTTACTGAGAGAAAACCAAGTGAATGTccccctgaagaagaagaaggggctAATGTAAACGGATTTTCTGATCTCGATGAAGCAGGTGAAGAATCAGAGAAAAGGGCTGAGTGTGCAGATGTTAAAGATGAAAAGGAGAACATCAGCGAGGCTCTTGATGAATTCTCCAGCTGGTGTGCAGTCTTTACGCCTGCCTCCAGCAGCACTGCAGTCTCCCTCACTTTTAACAAGTCAGCCGCACCCATAGAGGGCAGCGTCTGCAGTGCTGACCGTGAAACTTGTTGGGTTCAGGCTGAGCAGGAGAATCACGTTGAGGGGTATCAGCAAGAGGAAGAAAACTCTGAGGTAGAAGAACAGGCCAATGAGAAAACCACTGTGAATGAGGTATTGCATAATAAACCTCaatctgtgtttaaaaatgagGAGGAAGTGTTACCTTCACCCCTCACAGATGGAGATCATTCCATCTCTGAGTCAGGCGAGAGGATTGTGGCTGACAAGAGCAGCAAATGTGGGACGAAAGATGAGCTGGAGTCAGAAGAAGGAAATTTAGAAGAGAGCCTCAATCCTGAACATGGAGACGGAGCTGGGGAAATTCGGAAGTCGGATGAATGTAAAGGAGAAGTCACACTCAAAGATAGTTATGAAGGGACAGAGATAAACTGTGCTTCAGAGGAAGACTGGAGGTTACAGGAGGTTGAAGATGAACACAGGAagtgggaggaggaggatggataCACCTGTGCACAAACAAGCAATGCCCCTGTTGAACCAAGTGGAGAGACTAACATCACTAACACTGCCTGCACCAATCTCCCCACCTCCCCTGCGCTCTCCCAGGCTAATCCTGCCCCTTCCCTGCCCACCCTGGGATCCATGGCAACCGGCCTGCCCTGtcaggagagggaggaggaggaggaggcagtcAGTGCAACAGCAGGAGACAGAGAAGGAGGCCAAGAAGGGAAGAGAAGAGAGCTGGAGGAGCAGGGTGAGGTGGAGAGTGGCTCCACCGTGGCCACTGACGAagggaggaaggaggaggaggaagatgagttTGGAGTGTTCATGCAGGCGGAGGGAGAGCCAGCCTGGAGCGAGGAGTTCACCATGTCTGCCTCAGTGCCTTGTGGGAGCAGAGAGAGTGTTG CACTTGGGAAGCATGTTATCACCAGTGAGTCGACCCTCTGGACGCCAGGCAAGACGGACAGCTCGTTCCACCAGTCAGGCGACACCTGGACAGCCTTCCCTCAGGATTCATCAGATGAAGGTGGAGACGTTGTGGAGCAGTGGTGGCCAGCCAGTGCtgtggaggagaggagagacagactctcagccaatcagaacctG GCGGCTGTCTTTGCTGAAGCCTTCCCCTCATTTACTGGTTCATCCTCAAGTGACTCCTGTGACCTCAGTACTGTTCCCACACTGAGCCAGCTCCTCAGAGGCGGAGCAAGCCACGACCAGGG GCTGTtggacagtttccatgacttgAACAAAATGATCGGCCAGAGATATAAGAGAGCCAACGGCGTGTCTCGTAACCTGCTGCTGAAGACTTTACACCTGGAGCAGCCGCACACT GCGACAACAGTGGAGGACAGGATGAAGTAG
- the si:ch211-14c7.2 gene encoding uncharacterized protein si:ch211-14c7.2 isoform X1, with amino-acid sequence MRPTTSTMLQQNNNNNYPCLSMSGSSREMLQKCSRASLPFPSRLELGLADLPLIRGLRAWALCSRNRHKTANLLGGQAPTAPPAGRGSSASCPRPADVCLSGEWSRMGYGLPLGVDSRQAGIGALVTVATLKTSEGSGKTQTQCLFLRTEKGSCLYSAAKPNSGVTTSAASSVVGGWLRGKTGVGGGRRDTPAGPTPPAQTGANRVRVRSGRRWRKSDNAACREKTGVSRERQQRSREVPAGEITVEERQEEQDKGGLDCKQFPTPQQDSRRARCSHSVSPKSCVQCGRRAQRRKSQDGHEGGIPNRLNSEVTGMRKERQKNEEEDKGGLGKLESSSSVLTELNPDLESTRSYSDSHDSCDVGETRETESSEGQKTQASQSKDGYSEEQGDRYTEGNIVTHGHSGLTDNLRHKNSVTERKPSECPPEEEEGANVNGFSDLDEAGEESEKRAECADVKDEKENISEALDEFSSWCAVFTPASSSTAVSLTFNKSAAPIEGSVCSADRETCWVQAEQENHVEGYQQEEENSEVEEQANEKTTVNEVLHNKPQSVFKNEEEVLPSPLTDGDHSISESGERIVADKSSKCGTKDELESEEGNLEESLNPEHGDGAGEIRKSDECKGEVTLKDSYEGTEINCASEEDWRLQEVEDEHRKWEEEDGYTCAQTSNAPVEPSGETNITNTACTNLPTSPALSQANPAPSLPTLGSMATGLPCQEREEEEEAVSATAGDREGGQEGKRRELEEQGEVESGSTVATDEGRKEEEEDEFGVFMQAEGEPAWSEEFTMSASVPCGSRESVALGKHVITSESTLWTPGKTDSSFHQSGDTWTAFPQDSSDEGGDVVEQWWPASAVEERRDRLSANQNLAAVFAEAFPSFTGSSSSDSCDLSTVPTLSQLLRGGASHDQGLLDSFHDLNKMIGQRYKRANGVSRNLLLKTLHLEQPHTESRPASSTANCRLSPGLPSANQHAQHAAAKRRLSYDYNRNIME; translated from the exons TCAGCGTCCTGCCCCAGGCCTGCAGATGTTTGCCTGAGTGGCGAGTGGAGTCGCATGGGATATGGGCTTCCGCTCGGGGTGGACAGTAGGCAGGCTGGAATCGGAGCTTTGGTAACAGTTGCCACTCTGAAGACCTCAGAGGGCAGCGGGAAGACTCAGACTCAGTGTTTGTTCCTCCGGACTGAGAAAGGAAGCTGTTTGTATTCAGCAGCTAAGCCCAACTCTGGAGTGACAACCAGTGCAGCATCCAGTGTGGTCGGAGGATGGCTGAGAGGAAAGACTGGAGTAGGAGGAGGACGCAGAGACACTCCAGCTGGGCCAACTCCACCGGCACAGACTGGAGCAAACCGGGTTAGGGTGCGATCGGGGCGGAGATGGAGGAAGTCTGACAATGCAGCGTGCCGGGAGAAAACAGGCGTGAGCAGAGAGAGGCAGCAGAGGAGCAGGGAAGTTCCTGCTGGTGAAATCACTGTGGAAGAAAGGCAGGAAGAGCAAGACAAAGGAGGCCTGGACTGTAAACAGTTTCCCACCCCACAGCAGGACAGCCGGCGAGCCAGATGCAGCCACAGCGTTTCTCCTAAATCCTGCGTCCAGTGTGGAAGGAGAGCACAGAGGAGGAAAAGCCAGGATGGACACGAGGGAGGCATCCCAAACAGGCTGAACAGTGAGGTGACGGGAATGAGGAAGGAAAGGCAAAAGAATGAAGAGGAGGATAAGGGAGGCCTCGGCAAGTTAGAGTCTTCCAGCTCTGTTTTGACTGAACTAAACCCTGACCTAGAATCTACCCGTTCTTACAGTGACTCCCACGACAGCTGCGATGTGGGAGAAACAAGAGAAACTGAGAGCAGCGAGGGGCAGAAGACACAAGCTTCTCAGAGCAAGGATGGCTATTCAGAGGAACAAGGGGACAGATACACTGAAGGAAATATCGTCACCCATGGACATTCTGGGTTGACTGATAATTTAAGACATAAGAACAGCGTTACTGAGAGAAAACCAAGTGAATGTccccctgaagaagaagaaggggctAATGTAAACGGATTTTCTGATCTCGATGAAGCAGGTGAAGAATCAGAGAAAAGGGCTGAGTGTGCAGATGTTAAAGATGAAAAGGAGAACATCAGCGAGGCTCTTGATGAATTCTCCAGCTGGTGTGCAGTCTTTACGCCTGCCTCCAGCAGCACTGCAGTCTCCCTCACTTTTAACAAGTCAGCCGCACCCATAGAGGGCAGCGTCTGCAGTGCTGACCGTGAAACTTGTTGGGTTCAGGCTGAGCAGGAGAATCACGTTGAGGGGTATCAGCAAGAGGAAGAAAACTCTGAGGTAGAAGAACAGGCCAATGAGAAAACCACTGTGAATGAGGTATTGCATAATAAACCTCaatctgtgtttaaaaatgagGAGGAAGTGTTACCTTCACCCCTCACAGATGGAGATCATTCCATCTCTGAGTCAGGCGAGAGGATTGTGGCTGACAAGAGCAGCAAATGTGGGACGAAAGATGAGCTGGAGTCAGAAGAAGGAAATTTAGAAGAGAGCCTCAATCCTGAACATGGAGACGGAGCTGGGGAAATTCGGAAGTCGGATGAATGTAAAGGAGAAGTCACACTCAAAGATAGTTATGAAGGGACAGAGATAAACTGTGCTTCAGAGGAAGACTGGAGGTTACAGGAGGTTGAAGATGAACACAGGAagtgggaggaggaggatggataCACCTGTGCACAAACAAGCAATGCCCCTGTTGAACCAAGTGGAGAGACTAACATCACTAACACTGCCTGCACCAATCTCCCCACCTCCCCTGCGCTCTCCCAGGCTAATCCTGCCCCTTCCCTGCCCACCCTGGGATCCATGGCAACCGGCCTGCCCTGtcaggagagggaggaggaggaggaggcagtcAGTGCAACAGCAGGAGACAGAGAAGGAGGCCAAGAAGGGAAGAGAAGAGAGCTGGAGGAGCAGGGTGAGGTGGAGAGTGGCTCCACCGTGGCCACTGACGAagggaggaaggaggaggaggaagatgagttTGGAGTGTTCATGCAGGCGGAGGGAGAGCCAGCCTGGAGCGAGGAGTTCACCATGTCTGCCTCAGTGCCTTGTGGGAGCAGAGAGAGTGTTG CACTTGGGAAGCATGTTATCACCAGTGAGTCGACCCTCTGGACGCCAGGCAAGACGGACAGCTCGTTCCACCAGTCAGGCGACACCTGGACAGCCTTCCCTCAGGATTCATCAGATGAAGGTGGAGACGTTGTGGAGCAGTGGTGGCCAGCCAGTGCtgtggaggagaggagagacagactctcagccaatcagaacctG GCGGCTGTCTTTGCTGAAGCCTTCCCCTCATTTACTGGTTCATCCTCAAGTGACTCCTGTGACCTCAGTACTGTTCCCACACTGAGCCAGCTCCTCAGAGGCGGAGCAAGCCACGACCAGGG GCTGTtggacagtttccatgacttgAACAAAATGATCGGCCAGAGATATAAGAGAGCCAACGGCGTGTCTCGTAACCTGCTGCTGAAGACTTTACACCTGGAGCAGCCGCACACT GAAAGCAGACCTGCTTCCTCGACAGCAAACTGCCGCCTCTCCCCTGGCCTCCCCTCAGCCAATCAGCATGCTCAACATGCCGCTGCTAAGCGACGGCTGTCCTATGACTACAACAGGAACATCATGGAGTAA
- the kcnk6 gene encoding potassium channel subfamily K member 6: MALVGRSWLLLVGFILFYVIYLLFGALIFSTIERPMEDKLRHDMEVLKKEFLNQSCVSAASLENFLLKVLAANKYGVFLIRNASATSNWDLASSMFFANTLVTTVGYGQSTPLSDTGKAFSIFYALLGVPFTMLVLTACVQRLLYPLVLAPVSLLQRSGLEPRPATAVHFVLLLFLVVLCFFVVPAAIFTKLEESWSFLDGVYFCFISLCTIGLGDFVPGMQPEQKYRTLYLGAVMVYLFLGLMMMYLLLRTFHKMSDVHGLTTMLQLPRCEDSDPDEDREPIVDHGESPQRQTEKGASNHLEPGSQVSYNTINRG; encoded by the exons ATGGCTTTAGTAGGCAGGTCGTGGCTGTTGCTCGTAGgctttatattgttttatgtcaTCTACCTGCTTTTCGGAGCCCTGATTTTCTCCACCATCGAGCGGCCGATGGAGGACAAGCTGCGACATGATATGGAAGTTCTGAAGAAGGAGTTTTTGAACCAGAGCTGCGTCAGCGCCGCGTCCCTCGAAAACTTTCTGCTCAAAGTGCTGGCGGCCAACAAGTACGGCGTCTTCCTCATCAGAAACGCCTCCGCTACCTCAAACTGGGACCTGGCATCGTCCATGTTCTTCGCTAACACTCTGGTCACCACTGTCG GTTATGGTCAATCCACTCCTCTGTCTGACACTGGGAAAGCTTTCTCCATCTTCTACGCCTTGTTAGGAGTTCCCTTTACCATGCTGGTGCTCACCGCCTGTGTCCAGAGGCTCCTGTACCCTCTGGTCCTCGCTCCGGTGAGCCTGCTTCAGAGATCAGGCCTGGAGCCTCGGCCCGCCACTGCTGTCCACTTTgtgttgctgctgtttctggtggtgctgtgcttttttgtggTGCCAGCAGCCATCTTCACCAAGTTGGAGGAGTCCTGGAGCTTTTTGGATGGCGTCTACTTCTGTTTCATCTCTCTGTGCACCATTGGACTGGGGGATTTTGTGCCAGGGATGCAGCCAGAGCAGAAGTATAGGACACTGTATCTTGGTGCTGTCATGG tGTACCTGTTCTTGGGTCTGATGATGATGTACCTCTTGCTACGCACCTTCCACAAGATGTCTGATGTGCATGGCCTGACTACCATGCTACAGCTGCCTCGCTGTGAAGATTCTGACCCGGatgaggacagagagcccaTCGTGGATCACGGCGAGAGTCCccagaggcagacagaaaagGGTGCCAGCAATCACCTTGAGCCGGGATCACAGGTGTCCTACAACACCATCAACAGGGGCTGA
- the sertad3 gene encoding SERTA domain-containing protein 3 isoform X2: MTMMMPKGQKRKLSIEEEASDYRAPTWESQQQFLLTVSLNKYQFSQQLREPSLRRSVLIANTLRQISLQMSMVPSVNVEVSEPPGIASSALTASIAAAAKRHSAVTVDSCSALATCPMVSLNYSPNSTEKTNYSSESNFHISIEDDEDWGSMSTDTDSSLSAVISSILAALDSTIDGNPQPPPRIPLRPLENMSKPYEGSVALVNHGLRDPGDCREQQEDGSMESNDDPEGAEA, from the exons ATGACGATGATGATGCCGAAGGGGCAGAAGCGCAAACTATCCATAGAGGAGGAGGCTTCAGACTACAGAGCTCCCACCTGGGAGAGCCAGCAGCAGTTTCTGCTCACAGTTTCCCTCAACAAGTATCAGTTCTCCCAGCAGCTACGTGAGCCCAGCCTGCGACGGTCCGTCCTGATAGCCAACACCCTGCGGCAGATCAGCCTGCAGATGTCTATGGTACCATCAGTCAACGTGGAGGTGTCAGAACCTCCAGGTATTGCTTCATCTGCACTGACAGCAAGTATTGCCGCTGCAGCAAAACGTCATTCTGCTGTAACGGTTGACAGCTGCTCAGCTCTGGCCACCTGCCCCATGGTTTCCTTAAATTACTCACCAAATTCTACTGAAAAGACAAACTACTCGAGTGAATCAAATTTCCATATCAGTATAGAGGATGACGAGGACTGGGGATCGATGTCCACTGATACTGATTCATCTCTTTCAGCTGTCATTTCCTCTATTCTTGCCGCACTGGACTCTACTATAGACGGGAATCCTCAGCCACCTCCACGGATACCCCTCAGGCCCTTGGAGAACATGTCCAAGCCCTATGAGGGAAGCGTGGCCTTGGTAAATCACGGTCTCAGAGATCCCGGTGACTGCAGGGAGCAGCAGGAAGACGGCAGCATGGAG TCTAATGATGATCCCGAGGGGGCAGAAGCATAA
- the sertad3 gene encoding SERTA domain-containing protein 3 isoform X3, whose amino-acid sequence MTMMMPKGQKRKLSIEEEASDYRAPTWESQQQFLLTVSLNKYQFSQQLREPSLRRSVLIANTLRQISLQMSMVPSVNVEVSEPPAVISSILAALDSTIDGNPQPPPRIPLRPLENMSKPYEGSVALVNHGLRDPGDCREQQEDGSMEVMRSSYLGDFTVEDLFQDIDTSLVDIDMGVIGHRSTEGGHTAGDDLFMYLPPFSPHSPFSPHSITPTSQNAQPALIGQLA is encoded by the exons ATGACGATGATGATGCCGAAGGGGCAGAAGCGCAAACTATCCATAGAGGAGGAGGCTTCAGACTACAGAGCTCCCACCTGGGAGAGCCAGCAGCAGTTTCTGCTCACAGTTTCCCTCAACAAGTATCAGTTCTCCCAGCAGCTACGTGAGCCCAGCCTGCGACGGTCCGTCCTGATAGCCAACACCCTGCGGCAGATCAGCCTGCAGATGTCTATGGTACCATCAGTCAACGTGGAGGTGTCAGAACCTCCAG CTGTCATTTCCTCTATTCTTGCCGCACTGGACTCTACTATAGACGGGAATCCTCAGCCACCTCCACGGATACCCCTCAGGCCCTTGGAGAACATGTCCAAGCCCTATGAGGGAAGCGTGGCCTTGGTAAATCACGGTCTCAGAGATCCCGGTGACTGCAGGGAGCAGCAGGAAGACGGCAGCATGGAGGTAATGAGGTCCAGCTACCTTGGGGATTTCACTGTGGAGGACTTGTTCCAGGATATAGACACATCCCTGGTAGACATAGACATGGGAGTGATTGGGCACAGAAGCACTGAAGGTGGACACACAGCTGGGGATGACCTGTTTATGTACCTGCCACCTTTCTCCCCCCACTCCCCTTTCTCACCACACTCTATAACACCCACCTCCCAAAATGCCCAGCCTGCTCTGATTGGCCAGTTGGCATGA
- the sertad3 gene encoding SERTA domain-containing protein 3 isoform X1 — protein MTMMMPKGQKRKLSIEEEASDYRAPTWESQQQFLLTVSLNKYQFSQQLREPSLRRSVLIANTLRQISLQMSMVPSVNVEVSEPPGIASSALTASIAAAAKRHSAVTVDSCSALATCPMVSLNYSPNSTEKTNYSSESNFHISIEDDEDWGSMSTDTDSSLSAVISSILAALDSTIDGNPQPPPRIPLRPLENMSKPYEGSVALVNHGLRDPGDCREQQEDGSMEVMRSSYLGDFTVEDLFQDIDTSLVDIDMGVIGHRSTEGGHTAGDDLFMYLPPFSPHSPFSPHSITPTSQNAQPALIGQLA, from the coding sequence ATGACGATGATGATGCCGAAGGGGCAGAAGCGCAAACTATCCATAGAGGAGGAGGCTTCAGACTACAGAGCTCCCACCTGGGAGAGCCAGCAGCAGTTTCTGCTCACAGTTTCCCTCAACAAGTATCAGTTCTCCCAGCAGCTACGTGAGCCCAGCCTGCGACGGTCCGTCCTGATAGCCAACACCCTGCGGCAGATCAGCCTGCAGATGTCTATGGTACCATCAGTCAACGTGGAGGTGTCAGAACCTCCAGGTATTGCTTCATCTGCACTGACAGCAAGTATTGCCGCTGCAGCAAAACGTCATTCTGCTGTAACGGTTGACAGCTGCTCAGCTCTGGCCACCTGCCCCATGGTTTCCTTAAATTACTCACCAAATTCTACTGAAAAGACAAACTACTCGAGTGAATCAAATTTCCATATCAGTATAGAGGATGACGAGGACTGGGGATCGATGTCCACTGATACTGATTCATCTCTTTCAGCTGTCATTTCCTCTATTCTTGCCGCACTGGACTCTACTATAGACGGGAATCCTCAGCCACCTCCACGGATACCCCTCAGGCCCTTGGAGAACATGTCCAAGCCCTATGAGGGAAGCGTGGCCTTGGTAAATCACGGTCTCAGAGATCCCGGTGACTGCAGGGAGCAGCAGGAAGACGGCAGCATGGAGGTAATGAGGTCCAGCTACCTTGGGGATTTCACTGTGGAGGACTTGTTCCAGGATATAGACACATCCCTGGTAGACATAGACATGGGAGTGATTGGGCACAGAAGCACTGAAGGTGGACACACAGCTGGGGATGACCTGTTTATGTACCTGCCACCTTTCTCCCCCCACTCCCCTTTCTCACCACACTCTATAACACCCACCTCCCAAAATGCCCAGCCTGCTCTGATTGGCCAGTTGGCATGA